The nucleotide sequence GGTCGGCCGGATCATCAGCCTTGCTTCCCACAACTTGGCCGACCCGACCGCCGCTGGGCGTTAGGATGACAGGATTCGGTTCTGGCACGGCTGCCAACCACCCCTATTACGCGGTCGCCATGGCCGTTGCGTGGGGACCACGGTGCGAATTATTTGTAACGCCAGCTCATTTGGGCGTGATGGAAAATTCGCATCCAGGCGACGGATCCGACCGCGATTCAAAGCCAACGTTTCGACAAAGCACGTTTCCAACGTCCCACCAGATAGTATGTCCACGATCGAATCTGAAACTCCGGTCGCCGTTGATGCACCGGTTACGTTCGACCAACCCGAAAGCGACCAACCGTCGCGATCCTTCTTCGATCGCACGTCCAAGTGGATGTGGTTCTGGGGAGGTCTGTTCGCGGCGTGTGTGCCGCTGTTGATTCCCTACTTTGCCGACATGTGGGCGGCACCGCACTATCAATACTTCCCCTTCGTGTTCTTGGCCGTCGGTGCTTTGATCTACACACGAAGCGATCGCCAGTATTATCCGCCGGCGGGATGGCTCGGGTGGTCGTTGGTTGTCTTGGGGATTGCCACGTTGGCATTGGCGATCGTCAACCAAGCGGTTTGGTTGGGCGGGTTCGCTTTCGTCTTGATCGGCATCGCGTTTGTCGCGTCATTGCGTGGCGACGAAGACATTTCACTGCTGGCGCTCGGATTCCCATTGCTGATGCTGGTGAAGTTGCCGCTGAACTTGGACACCTTGCTGATCCAAAACTTACAGAATTTGACCACCGAACTGTCCAGCGTGATGTTGGACGTGTTCGGCGTCTCGCACGCGATCGAAGGCAACATCATCAAGCTGGCCGATCGCGAGTTGTTTGTGGCCGAAGCCTGCAGCGGAATCCAGTCGGTTTTCACCCTGGCCTTTTTGGCATCACTGTTGGTCGCGTTTTTGCGACGTCGTTTGTGGTTGGCACCGTTCTACCTGGCCATTGCGATTTTGTTGGCGGTCGCCGGAAACGTCGTTCGCGTCACCACCGTTGCTCTGGCTGCGGTTTGGAACGGCACGGACCTTTCGTCCGGCATCTCGCACGACATTTTGGGGTACACGACTTTGGCGCTGGCGGCGGCACTGTTGTTGTCCTTTGATCAGTTGATCATCACGTTGTTGCACCCGGTCGAATTCACTTCCGACGGCATGCTGGACAACCCGCTCGTACGGTTTTGGAACTTCTTGGTCAGCGACGCGCCTCAGCCCGACCAACGATCCAGTTACCGTTCGTTTGATGAAAGCGAAAGCCGCCGGTATCGCAATCAACAATTGCCCGGTTGGATGCAATCGGCCATCGAGAATCCTTTGGTCCGCTATGGGTTTGTCGGCGTCGCCGGTTTACTGATGTTGGCATCGATCGGCCAGTTGGTTCGCATGCAATCGCGTGCTCCCACCCAGACCGTCCACTCCTCGGACGCTCTGTTCGCACCAGCGCCTGACATGTGGGGCGATGGATTCGAGATTTTCCAGTTTTCGGATCACACCACCGCGCGTGACGGAAACAATCCGCGACTGGGCGAGAACGCGGATTTGTGGCAAGTCCAAGTCGGCGAATTGGTCGGCCAAGTCGTGCTGAGCCAGCCGTACAGCGGATGGCACGAACTGTGTGTCTGCTATCAAAACCTGGATTGGGAACTGGTCAATCGTGACGTCGTCGATGACGTCGATATCAAAGTCATGCCGGAACTGAGTGATGATGAATCGTTCGTCACCGCTCGGTTCAAACGTCCCGGCGGCCAAGAAGGTCTGCTGATGTTTTCGGCCGTCTCCTATGACGGTTCGATCCCATCATCGCCCGGCAGTTTTGGTGCGTTTGGTTCGCGGTTGTTTGGTCGGCTGGATCGAAACGGCATCATCGATCAAACCGACATCATGATGTTCCAGTTCTGGCTGCCCACGCCCAAGAAGCTGGACAACAAAGTCATTCGTCAGTTGCAAGAAGAGTTCGTCAAGGCGCGAGCCGTTGTTGCGAAGAACGTTGTGAATCCCGATTCGGCATCGGTTGCCAAGCCAGAAGCCTGAATCTTTTCCCCCGGTATCGTTGTTCACGACTTCGCCAAACATCCAATCATCAACCCGACCTGATCGAACATGAAATACTTGAACCCGGTCAATTGGTTCCGCTGGATCGGACAATTCATCAGCGCTTACCTGTACTCGATTCCGTGGAAGGAAGCGCCGCGTGCGATTCCCGCGATCATCTTGATTTTGGCACTGGTCGTCATTGCCGGCGTGGCCTTCACCGATGATTCGAACTGGCGAAGCAGTTTGATTGCACGCCAATTGGCCGACGCCAGCGAACAAGACGATTATGAAACGATGGAATTGGTGCTGCGACGCCAACTGCGGGCCGAGCCGAATGACAATGATTTGAATTTTCGCTTGGCGTTGGTCTTGCACGAACAGGAACGTGACGACGAAGCCAAGTCGATCATGACCCAGTTGGCGACCCAAAAACGATTCGAACAGGCCGCACGCTGGCTGGTCGCCGAGGATTTCGTCGGCAAGTCATGGGGCAATCTGGACGACGACGAAAAGGAGATGTTTGGGTATCTGTTGAAGCTGGTCAACGAAAAGACGCCTGATGATGTGAACTTCAAACAACTGTACGCCGACTACTTGATCGCCAGTGACCGGATGAAGGACGCGGCGGGATTGTTGGAACAATTGTCGACGGCTTTCCCGATGCGGGGATTACAGGCGGCCGCGATTTACCGGCGGCTGGGCGACGAACAAAAGGCGGATGAACTGGGACGCCACACGCTGAAGCACGTCTCGGGCATGCTGGACGATGACCCGACCAACACGGTGTTGGCCCTGGCCGTCGCGCAAACGCAACTGTTTGATAAGCAATACATGCCGGCGATCCAAACGATCAAACGAGCCGTCGATCGTGCAAAGACCGACCAAGAACGTCAACGTGCCCGTTCGGCGATGGGCGAAGCGATCGTGGCTTGGATCATGCACATGAAGGAAACGGCAACCGATACGCCGGAATCCCAGGCTGATTTGATGCGCAAGCTGTCGGTCGCGGTCCGCTTCGCACCCGACAATCCACGTGTCTTGACGCTGGTTGCCGACATGGTTCTGTCGACCGCACAGTCGAATAACCCCGAAGTCCAAAAGCTGCAACGCACCTTGGTCGAAGGATCGTCGCCCGGCGTGTCGCACTTCATCTTGGGGACCGGTGCTTTGATGCGTGGCAACCGAGAATCAGCGATGAAGCACTTGAAGATCGCGGCGGAACTGCTGCCGCAAAGTGCAGCGATTCTGAACAACTTGGCCGTCGCGATGACGACCCGCGACGACGCCGAATTGGAAGACGCACTGGAACTGATCGAACGAGCGATCGAGCAGACGCAGCCCAAGACGACGCCCCACTTCTACGAAACGCGCGGCCAGATTCTGTATCGGTTGGAACGTTACGACGAAGCGATTCCGGATCTGTTGCGCGCCTTGGCTGTCGATTCGTTGAAGCTGAACGCGCACAAAGCGTTGGCCGTTTGTTACGAGAAGATCGACATGGAAGAAACCGCCCAAGGCCACCGCGATCAGATCGAAGCCATGGAATCCGAATCGGAATCTGATGCCGAAGGTGACGACGAAAAAGAATTCGATCTGGGACTGTAGGCAGCACACCGGCGGTGCGCGTACACCGCTCTGTCGCACGTCGTATGTGGTGATCTGATATCTTGATGCGCTGACGCTGCCGGGGGCGTCTTCTTTGGCCCCGGCCCCTTTCCAACTGATTTGGGGCGTTTGCGCATCGAATGGAACCCACCGCACCCACACACGACGATCGGGTTGTCGGCCCGTCGGATGACAGCCCGCATCACCACGGCGAACCTGATCGCGGGGACGGTGCTATCGAAGCATCGTTCCAACCGATCCAGCGAAGCCGCTTGGTGCCACAGATTTCGATCCGCTGGCTGTTTGCCGCCACGCTGGTGGGAGCGATTCTGTACGCGATTGCCAGACAAGCCGGCGAAGGCGTGGCCATCGCGATCGCCTTCATGTCAGTGGCTGGGTATCTTGCGGCGTTCTTCGCAACACTGGGGCTTTTTTTCTTGATCGCATGGAGCTTTGCGGTCTTCTTTCGACGCGAAGATCCGGATGCGTTGGTCGGCAGCCCCTTCGCCGATGGCCAGCTGCCGCCTCAGTGGTTGCCGCCGCGGGATCGTTCTTCCTAAGTCTGCAAAGAACCCGTCGGGACCCTGTCGCAGAAAACTGCATGCCCATGAAATTGAACCGAGTCAAAACAGGTGGTCGTCCAGGCGATCGGTGGCGGAGCAGTGTGATCGCGTCATTGATTTTCCTGGCATGCGGTTGCGTCGCGTCCATTGTCCATGGCCAGTCCAATAACGCTTACGCGGTCACCAAGCCAACGATGCCCGGCATCCGGGTGTCCAATCAGCGTTTTCAACGCATCAACATTCCACCCACAGCCACCGCCGCATTGGGCTTCAACGTGGTGGTGACGATCCCCGAATTCAATGACGCCGGTTACCTGCCTGTCGACGTGACGCTTCGATCAGCACGCGCGTTTCCGGCAGATCGAAATTTTGTCTTGCGGCTGGAACAACAACCCGCCGATGTCATCCCCGCCACGAATTTGGTGCAGATCGACATTCCGATTCGTGTTGCCGAGCGTTCGCGGTTGGTCAACGTCGCTCACGCCGTGCCGCGATACACCTGGAACCGGCCGATGACGGTGACGCTGATGGAATCAGGGATGCCGATTCCTGGTTGCCAGGCGACGCTAGCCGGACCGGTCAATGGTCAAAGCCAGATGATTCGCGAAGCCACCTCGCGGGAACGTTTGGTGCGGCCCCTGTGGATCAGTCCTTCGGCGTCCGGCCCCAACAACCAATGGATCGAATCATCGCCCTACGTCACCGATGATGTCGCCCCCGATTCGACGCGTGGCCGACTGATGCGTTTGTTGGCAATGCGAAGTCGGATGCCGCTGGATCGATGGGGTTGGACGCGAATCGATGCCGCGATGGCGTTTGCGGACTGGCGAATCTACAACCGGTTTTCCTGTGTCACGCTCAGTGATGCGACCCTGGGCACTTTGGCACAGGATCGCGTCGACCGCATCACGCCACTTTCCGATTGGGTCCTGTCCGGCGGCGCGTTGGTGGTCTTGGATTCGGCCAACGTCCAGGAAACTCTTGCGACGCTTGGGCTGGGCGACGGCCGCGTGGCTGAACGCGATCCGCCGTCGGTTGATTGGACACCGGTCAATGCGGCCAAGTCCGCCGCGCAGCAAATGCTGGAACCGTCGATTGAAAACTGGGTTTCGCTGACCGGCGGATTGCCGCCGCAGGCCGATGCGATGCAAACCGACAGCCAAATGAATCCCGCGCCATATGGGCAGTACACCGAAGCGGACAATCCGATGGTCCCGATGGCGGGTTTCGAGGCATTCGGCGGTCGCGCCTTGCCCGTCTTGGACAAACAAGGCCGACGCATCCGTTTGCCGGCGGACGTGCGCGACGCCGCAATTGCGTTGCAATCTGATATCGATGCCGACCACCAGCTTTTCCGTCAATCCGGCGATACAAAGTGGTTTCGCGTCGGAGCCGGGCAACTGGTGGTGATCCCAGTCAAGCAAAGAGCCTATTCCGCGATCGATTTGTCGTGGCCCGTCGTCCAAGCACAGTTGGCAACACTGGACCACGTTCCGATCGTTCGCCGAGGCGTGGACCCACTGATCGGCGATCAGCGTTACTTTCGATGGTTGATTCCCGGCGTATCCCAGCCGCCGGTGTACGCGTTCATTGGCTTTTTGTCGGTCTTCGTCATTTGCGTCGGACCGCTTTCCTATTATTGGACCAGCAAGACAGGTCGTTTGCATTTGATGTATGCGATTGCTCCGGTGCTTGCACTTGGAACCACGGGTGCGCTGTTGGCTTATGGGGTGATCAGCGACGGGTTCGATGTGACCGCTCGTGCCCGCCAGATCACCGTCGTCGATGGAGTCACGGGGCACGCCACCCAGCGTGATCGCGTGACGTACTTTGCCGGGATGCAGCCCTCGGATGACCTGAAGTTCTTGGCCAGCGATGAAGTCTATCCGTATCGCCAAGGCGGTCAGCGTACGATGCACCAGATCGCCCAAGACGCGGTCCGGAATGTTCCGGCGTTGGTGATTGATGACGAATATCAGCGTTTCGACAGTCAATTCTTGCCGTCGCGAGATCAACGCCAATTCGTCGCCCACCGTGTGGTCCGCGATTTGGGGAACCTGTCCTGGGTGCGTCCCCCCGGACCCGAGGTTCGTCCCGTGCTGGAGGTGCTGGAAACGGTCCAGCAACAGCTTGACCCGATGTCTTATAACGGCGGCGATGAAGGCGAATCACTGCCCGACGTTCAGCCCGCGGAACCGATACGGGCCTCTCCGCCACCGGTGCTGTCCAACGGGCTTCCCTGGAAACTGCAGAACTTGGTGGTCCGTGGCGACGACAATCGTTATTGGTACGTTCCGGTGGTCAAAGCCGGCGAAGAAATCGAACTCCGGCAATTGAAAGATTCCGAAATTGGCAAAGCGTTGGGGATGGTCTTTCGCCAACAGCGCTTAAGTGGCAGCTATGAAATGGTGGATTGGAGTCGTTCCAGTTCCACTTATGGTCGCACCGCCACTCGGTATCGGGATCTGATTTATGATGTTATCCAGTCGGGCGTGTTCGGTCGTGCCGACATGACACGGTATCAAGACGGGGCGATGGAACGTGAACTGCAAGAACAATTGTTGTTTCAAAGTGCATTGCAACCCAATCAGTTTGTCGCCCTGGCACCCATCACCCGATCCGCCATCGTGTTGGACGATGTGGAGGTGGTTGAAAGCATCCACTTTGTGATGGGGACGTTGCCGTGAACACACCCACGCCACCTGGGGCAAGCAACGCGGCCGCATCCGCACCGCCAGCGGTCGATGATGGTCAACCCAGCACCACGCCAGACCATCGGCCCAGCAATCGAATCGTTCCCAGCGTCCACACGGGCACCGGGCCGTGTATCGAACTGAGGCGACTGCACCGGTTTTTCGGCAAAACCAAAGCGGTCAATGACATCTCGTTTTCGGTCGACCCGGGCCACGTGTTCGGATACATCGGACCCAACGGCGCCGGAAAAACGACGTCGATGCGGATTTTGGCGACGCTGGATTTGCCCAGCTATGGCGACGCCTTTGTCGACGGCTTCAGCGTGGTCAACGACCCCGAATATGTCCGTCGTCGGCTGGGGTTCATGCCTGATTCGTTCGGCACCTATCGTGATGTGAACTGTCGCGAGTACTTGGACTTCTTTGCACGAGCGTATGGGTTGTCCGGGGACGATCGACTGCGGCGTTTGCGTTGGGTGTTGAACTTCACCGGCACCGAGGGCATGGCCGAAAAACCCATTCGTGGGCTCAGCAAAGGCATGAAGCAACGTTTGTGTTTGGGACGTGCCCTGATTCATGATCCGGCTGTCTTGATTTTGGACGAACCGGCGGCCGGGTTGGACCCGCGAGCACGCATTCAATTGCGACGGATGATTCGTGAATTGGCCGATCGAGGAAAAACGATTCTGATCAGCAGTCACATTTTGACCGAACTGGCGGAAATCTGTGACACCGTTGGCATCATCGAACAAGGACAATTGTTGGCAACCGGGTCGGTCGAACAGATCCAACACCAACAGGCGTCGCACCGCGACTTGAAAATTCGAATTCTACAACGTGCCGATCAGGCCGCCCGTTGGCTGGAACCTTTGGACCAAGTGGATTCCGTGGTGGTCGACGGCGAACTCGTCCGATTTGAATTTCACGGTGACATTCAAGAACAAGCAGATTTGGTGGCCAAGTTGTGCGGTGAGGGATTCTTGGTCGCCGAGATCGAATCTCATAAGAAAAGTCTGGAAGACGTCTTTCTGCAAGTCACCGAAGGATTGGTGCAGTAGACCCACATCCAAACACCGGCAGATTCATGCGAAAGAAAGCTGCCCACTCTTTTTTTCCTGAGTTGCCGAAACCAGGTGCCAAGTGGGTTTCGGAAAGCAAAACACGGAGGCACCGAGGACACAGAGAATCCGTCCCCGTACCAGCTCTGTGATCTTTGTGGCTCCGTGTTTCAAACTCGATCACGGAAAGGATAACGATGAGTGAAGTGGACCGATTGACTGAAGCAATCATCGGTGCCGCGATCCAAGTCCACAAACGACTTGGTCCCGGTCTATTAGAATCGGCCTACCGAATCTGCTTGGCGTACGAACTCCGCAAGCGAGGTCTCGAGGTCGTTGAAGAAATGCCGGTCCCTGTTATCTACGACGATGTGAAACTCGAGTGCGGGTTTCGAGCTGATCTGATTGTGAACGGTCAGGTTGTCGTTGAGCTAAAGGCAAAATCTGCAATTCATCCGGTCGATAAGGCGCAAGTTTTATCGCATCTTCGTTTGTTGAAATTTCGGTTTGGTTTGCTCATCAATTTCCACGAGCAGCGCGTCGTTGATGGCATCAGCCGGATCGTCAATGGGTACTGAAATGAATCGTGAATGAGTTGAAAACACGGAGGCACCGAGGGCACAGAGAATTCGTCCCCGTACCTGCTCTGTGATCTCCGTGCCTCCGTGTTTCAAACTCTCGCTCACTCCATCCAGGCTCAGTTTTTGAAAACAATGAGGGCAGGACTCAATTACTTTTCTCCGTCAGACAACGTGTGGGCTTGGTGTGATCGATCGTCATGACCCGGACGACGATTTGCTCCGCACAGGCGGTCGGTGTGACTCGGGTAAACTTGACGAGTGATCCGAATGTGAAATTGGTCCTCCATTGGGTTCAGTGGCCTGCGAAGTTTCCGAAACGCGAAAATTGGCGGTCCCGGCAGTCCGGTGGCGCTTCGGTGGGGTTGAACACGATAAACTGGACCGGATCGATTTCGTGTTCGCCCAGACCCGGAGCCTCCGATTGTCGTCGAGTTCTTTTTCGTCCCGAAGTATCGAAACCCGTCGAAACACGGCCCGTTGGCCCCACGCTGTGGCGGTGACGCTGGCGATCCTGTTGGCTCTCGTTTCGTCGGTCGACGCCGCGGATCTGGCCACCGCCGAACTGCTGTACCGCACCGGTGATTTGAAGGGAGCCCAGGAGATTGCCGATGCAGAAGTCCAGCGTGGCGTGTGGAACGAACGCTGGTCGCGTCTGCTGATGCGATGCCAAATGGATCGCGGACAGTACGCCCAAGCGGTACAGACGTACGAAAAGGCGATCTTGCGGTATTCCGGC is from Crateriforma conspicua and encodes:
- the xrtU gene encoding exosortase U, which codes for MSTIESETPVAVDAPVTFDQPESDQPSRSFFDRTSKWMWFWGGLFAACVPLLIPYFADMWAAPHYQYFPFVFLAVGALIYTRSDRQYYPPAGWLGWSLVVLGIATLALAIVNQAVWLGGFAFVLIGIAFVASLRGDEDISLLALGFPLLMLVKLPLNLDTLLIQNLQNLTTELSSVMLDVFGVSHAIEGNIIKLADRELFVAEACSGIQSVFTLAFLASLLVAFLRRRLWLAPFYLAIAILLAVAGNVVRVTTVALAAVWNGTDLSSGISHDILGYTTLALAAALLLSFDQLIITLLHPVEFTSDGMLDNPLVRFWNFLVSDAPQPDQRSSYRSFDESESRRYRNQQLPGWMQSAIENPLVRYGFVGVAGLLMLASIGQLVRMQSRAPTQTVHSSDALFAPAPDMWGDGFEIFQFSDHTTARDGNNPRLGENADLWQVQVGELVGQVVLSQPYSGWHELCVCYQNLDWELVNRDVVDDVDIKVMPELSDDESFVTARFKRPGGQEGLLMFSAVSYDGSIPSSPGSFGAFGSRLFGRLDRNGIIDQTDIMMFQFWLPTPKKLDNKVIRQLQEEFVKARAVVAKNVVNPDSASVAKPEA
- a CDS encoding tetratricopeptide repeat protein, with protein sequence MKYLNPVNWFRWIGQFISAYLYSIPWKEAPRAIPAIILILALVVIAGVAFTDDSNWRSSLIARQLADASEQDDYETMELVLRRQLRAEPNDNDLNFRLALVLHEQERDDEAKSIMTQLATQKRFEQAARWLVAEDFVGKSWGNLDDDEKEMFGYLLKLVNEKTPDDVNFKQLYADYLIASDRMKDAAGLLEQLSTAFPMRGLQAAAIYRRLGDEQKADELGRHTLKHVSGMLDDDPTNTVLALAVAQTQLFDKQYMPAIQTIKRAVDRAKTDQERQRARSAMGEAIVAWIMHMKETATDTPESQADLMRKLSVAVRFAPDNPRVLTLVADMVLSTAQSNNPEVQKLQRTLVEGSSPGVSHFILGTGALMRGNRESAMKHLKIAAELLPQSAAILNNLAVAMTTRDDAELEDALELIERAIEQTQPKTTPHFYETRGQILYRLERYDEAIPDLLRALAVDSLKLNAHKALAVCYEKIDMEETAQGHRDQIEAMESESESDAEGDDEKEFDLGL
- a CDS encoding ABC transporter ATP-binding protein codes for the protein MVPSVHTGTGPCIELRRLHRFFGKTKAVNDISFSVDPGHVFGYIGPNGAGKTTSMRILATLDLPSYGDAFVDGFSVVNDPEYVRRRLGFMPDSFGTYRDVNCREYLDFFARAYGLSGDDRLRRLRWVLNFTGTEGMAEKPIRGLSKGMKQRLCLGRALIHDPAVLILDEPAAGLDPRARIQLRRMIRELADRGKTILISSHILTELAEICDTVGIIEQGQLLATGSVEQIQHQQASHRDLKIRILQRADQAARWLEPLDQVDSVVVDGELVRFEFHGDIQEQADLVAKLCGEGFLVAEIESHKKSLEDVFLQVTEGLVQ
- a CDS encoding GxxExxY protein; amino-acid sequence: MSEVDRLTEAIIGAAIQVHKRLGPGLLESAYRICLAYELRKRGLEVVEEMPVPVIYDDVKLECGFRADLIVNGQVVVELKAKSAIHPVDKAQVLSHLRLLKFRFGLLINFHEQRVVDGISRIVNGY